From the genome of Phoenix dactylifera cultivar Barhee BC4 chromosome 5, palm_55x_up_171113_PBpolish2nd_filt_p, whole genome shotgun sequence:
AGCATAATTATCATGTGAGATCGCATTTGCTAGTTCAACCAAATAATCCACAAACCATCTCATGGTTTAACATTTCTATCTTGGAGGAGATCAAAAGGATAATTTTCAACTGATTTCCATTGCAAGAGGGGCATTTCAGTACGTCAAAACCAGAAGGGACCACCCGCCCGGTATCATCATTCTGCTCCCATTTACCCGTGCCAACAAAAAATTCCACGCCAAGCAAAGAAACCAGCCTTTCCCTGGTTCCATCTCATACATAAACCCCTTCACTTCCTCCAAGAGCCCCTCACCCTCAAAACCTCCGGGCACAAGAAGAGACCGATGGCCGCCTTCGTCGTCTTCTCTTCTCTGCTAATGTTTTCCTTGGCGCACGCCCAGCTGCATTCTATAGTGCCACAGCCTCGCGCCCCACACGGTCTGGTCTTCGAGAACCCCATGTCGTTCTCCCCCTCGGCCTTCGAGTTCTTCCACCCGAAGAGCTCGCCACCGGCGGAAGCGCCAGTGCCGCTGGTGTCGTCGTTCCCGGGCGCGACGTCTTCGAAGGCGAGGGCGGAGCAGGTGGCGGCGAGCGTGCGGTCGGCCCCGCCGAGCCACGGGGGCGTTGGGGCCGGCGGGGTGGCGGCGGTTGTGGTCGGGCTTGTGTTCGTGGTGCTCGTGGCCATGGGAGCCTCCTATGTCGTGGCCAAGCGTCGGGCCAACATCAGCCGGGCTCATGCCTTGGTCCAGCCGGACGCAGTCTAATTAAAAAGAGCATCGCACGATATTTGAAGTTTGTCATGGAGGGCTAGCAATCTTGCAAGCAGCGTCGGCCTCCTTCCTAGATTAGGTCTTGTATGTATCCTCCTGCCGGAGCTTGCGGATTTAACATCTGCAGTTTGTTCTGCGAAAGCTAAGCCACTCGGTTAAGCGGCGTGGATTGGGTGTAATGGTAGTGATGGTGCTCGACAAGTTCAGAGATTTCGTCTAAACTCGCGTGTTTCTTCTCTATAGTCAAACCGGAACCGCTCTGTAGACACTGTCATTAGTGCGACACGAcctgaattttataaaaaaaaaatgctctgTATTGCTAAGAGTTCGGAAATAATTTGGATGACGaaacattaaatataatcaaTTTAAGGAGGACCATGTTAAAAACAAGCATGCAAAAGATGATGATGCCATAATCAGCAAAATGTGAGATAATCAATTTATTGTTACTAAGGGTgggttttttttccttcttcttgggTTGTTGTTTATAATTTGATTTATAAAAATTCATGGATAATCGGTTGCTCAAGAAGAATATCTTACAAATTCATGAATATTTTCAATGATCTGAATGATGTATATTATTGCCACTAAATTCTGAATCGAGGTCGAGATGTTGCTCGGCTCGCTTTGAGGTCGGTAATAACCGGACCGAGTGAGGTCAGATGAGATTGAGGTGAGGAAGAATTAGTCACCTTCGGAGCTAACCTACAAGTTCGCCTGCTGAAAAGTTTCTGACAGAAGATCCTTCGATACTTAAATTAGAATAATAGTACAATAGTACCGTGACAATTACATCCATCGTGGCTGCATTGTTGCCATAACTTTGGTTTTTATTAGCATGAGTAgtaaagtttcagttttcacCAAAGTTGATTAATATCGAGGCCAAAGATGTCGGTTTAAGCTAAAATCAAGGTGTTCAATATTTTTTCTATCATATATAATATCATTACCATGCTTGCTTTGGTTGGAATCAAGGGAGCTATCCTACGATATAAGAGACACATCCAAACGATTTAGGAGGCTTGCCCTCATTGAGGGACACCGGGTTGAATATCAAGGCCAACATGCCCGTGAACCGCACGTGCGCCCTCCGACCCCAACTGGCCGTCCGTGTAATTAATTCGATCTTTCAGGGTATTTTTGATCCTACAGCATCAAATCCCAGATTCCAATGGAATCACTCGGAATAAACCAAGGAAATTAGCCGAAGTCGATCGCATTATAGGATCCGGAGCCCCGTTTCTGCCCTCTTCTTTCCCTCTCCAACTAAAAGTTAGGAGATGCATCTGTGGCCAACCCTAAAGATACGGGACTCGTTCAAGCAGGCATACCTCTGCAAGCTGGAATGGAATCTGGAGCGCATCAAGCGGAGCAAACAACccacctcctccgcctccgACCAACCCCTCCTCCTCGCCGCTTCCAAATCCCAATCCCAAGAGGAGGGGCCCGGTCACTCCGCTTCCAAGCTTCTTACTGATCTCCTCGCCTTCGCAGGCGACCTCCTCGTCATCCTCACCTGCTGCTTGTGCTGCCGTGCAGGTAACCGACCATCTTCCCTATTTCTTCTGCTGCTGCATAAATTTACGGTTGTAAACTCTATTTATCGTTCTTTCGATTTTTCTTAtggcgttttttttttttttctaatttaggGTTTTAGATTTTGCCCTGGGGACTTGTTATTCTAATAATACAATTACACAGCAAAATTCTAAGGGTTACCAATTTTGCTGGACACGCATTTGGTTGGAGCCATGGGTCGCAAATTCTGTCGCCTTATCAAATGCTACATGCAGATGGGCAACTTCTCGGAAAAATAGGAGGGCTTGATgagtgttttctttttctttttctttttttaataagaagaaaaaaaaccacATCTTTGTGTTTTAACTTTAAGCCGTATCATGTCATCCAAATAAGTAGATAGCTTACAATCCTAGTATTGTGTTCGAAACCGTAGATTAAGACAGAAATATCACGAAATAATTTGCAACATCTATCAAAATAGTTAATCCTTTCTTTGTGTTTGAAACCTTTGGTCACCACTCTAATCTTTAGTTGTTCGATAGATCCATGATTCCCTTTGTTTTGCATCCTGGATGGGAACATGTCCTATATATTTGAAGGTTCAACAAACCAAAACCGAAGATGAGAAGAGTATTAATTATTGTTACAAACAAtgacataataaataaaaaaaatcatgtcaaGTTAAGCTAGGAAAAATCTCTTTGGAAGGGTCATACTAGtccaactttaaaaaaaaagtttttaacatTATATATGGCATGCATCCTATAATAAAACTATCTTATGTGACTAGCACTTCCTTTTCAAGACACGCTGGCAAAATTAGGGCAGATATTAGAGACAGCCTCATGAAGGGAGGGGGATTGGGAGGTTGAGATTTGAGAGAAGAAGGCCATGACAAAAGAGAACTAGAGAAGAAATGGAATAAAGGTGTCTGTGTAGTCCATCACATCAAGGTTAGGTTAAACTTGATCGAGCCTAGTGTCATTCCATGACAGCACATGGTAAGTTAGGCATGGGAGGCCACATGTGGTACCCTAGCTTTTCTAAGTCCATGACATTTACAAAAtgctactctttttttttttcttcaaaagtttcatggaatcaaacaatcaaacttctaaatatgttcaattatttaagaaatataacaaaaacatgtttaattttataaaaatacttCATAAATATCAGACTAATTTGTGAATGGGTATCCCTCTTTTAACTATATAAGAAAGGTTTCAAATTGAAACTTTTAGGCCAAAAGTTCTGGGTTGTTTCTTGCTCTCATGGAGAACTTATAGTAAAataaaaaaccaacatagaaaCAGTCCTGCTGGGTGAACTTTGAAGTGCCATGTTAATTGCTTTATTCTGCCTCCTTCACTCTCAACTTGCAAGCATACTTCCTTTGGATTAGTCAAATTGATGAACCATACTTGTGTACACCCTCAGGTGAACCTGAAAACAGGCAACTTGGGGCTTGCTTTTCATTTAACCAGAGCGAAGGGAAAACTTGAACGATGCCAACTTTTACGAACGTTCATACTTTGCAGTTATGACGGATCCACCATACCATCCATTAAGGCATATGGCCTGCTATACTGTTAAACCATTACCTATGGTACATGTGCAAGACGACTCATCCAAACTAGGAATTTTTGGCTTGGTTTGATTAACTTGAATCAAGCTCAAGCTTTAGCAACAAGCTCAAAAAATCTCAAAAGCTTATTCATGGACCTAACTGGGCTTCTTAATTAAGCTTACTAGTTCATTTATGCATCAGATTTCTtaaatcactttttttttttccaaatctaAACTACAGTAAGTACTTTGCCTTAACCCATTGAATCATGCTATTTGTGAACCTTTCTGCAAGTTCTTTTTTTCGTTAAGTTCAATTACCTCTGTTGTTCATGAGGAAGTAATATGAGGAAGTAATGGCTTGTGAAAGCTACAATGTGCAATTGAGGGCTGGATGTGTCATGTCCTACTTCTGAATCTGATTCAAACTTGCTCAAAGTGGTCCAATCCACAACGGTCCATCTGATCCACCTAGATCATTTGAAGGTATCCAAAAGATCTATATTACAGTTGAAATTTGTGTTTTAAGATGTCCAAATTTGACATTATGGATTAAAATTTATACCTCACTGTGCATCTGGCATCGTAGCCCTTTTTGTGCA
Proteins encoded in this window:
- the LOC103703969 gene encoding uncharacterized protein LOC103703969 isoform X1, which translates into the protein MHLWPTLKIRDSFKQAYLCKLEWNLERIKRSKQPTSSASDQPLLLAASKSQSQEEGPGHSASKLLTDLLAFAGDLLVILTCCLCCRAELLLHGAVS
- the LOC103703969 gene encoding uncharacterized protein LOC103703969 isoform X2; its protein translation is MHLWPTLKIRDSFKQAYLCKLEWNLERIKRSKQPTSSASDQPLLLAASKSQSQEEGPGHSASKLLTDLLAFAGDLLVILTCCLCCRAACDDREEN
- the LOC103703967 gene encoding uncharacterized protein LOC103703967; protein product: MAAFVVFSSLLMFSLAHAQLHSIVPQPRAPHGLVFENPMSFSPSAFEFFHPKSSPPAEAPVPLVSSFPGATSSKARAEQVAASVRSAPPSHGGVGAGGVAAVVVGLVFVVLVAMGASYVVAKRRANISRAHALVQPDAV